One Rhinolophus ferrumequinum isolate MPI-CBG mRhiFer1 chromosome X, mRhiFer1_v1.p, whole genome shotgun sequence genomic window, TAGCCATAGAAAATACTTTAAAGGATGCGTAATACGGTCATTTGAGCCACCAGATATAATGAAATGTATagcaattaaaacaattttatagtggtccagaaataaacaaaaagattaaaCAGAACTGCATAGAGTCCAGGAGATGCAAGCattgctaagagaaaaaaattggaaaattaaatgtccattaataagatgttaaaaaaattaggcaaacgggcaaatttaaataaagattgGTACATTGTATCAATATCAATATCCTGGCTGTGACAttatactatagttttgcaaaatgcTGCCATCGGTAGAAACTGGACAAAGTATACAAGAGACCTCTTATTGTCTCTTACAatcatctcaataaaaatttcaattacaaaagaatgaggtgtgtgtgtgtgtgtgtgtgtgtgagacgtTCACAATATATTAAGTGTAAAAAGAAAGTTGCAGAATATGTATAGTATGACCTCCACtttgataaaatatgtattatctattacaaaaattttataataaaatgtattaaaactaaGTAAAGCAAACTTTTATTCCATAAAGTACAAGAAAACACCTTATTATATCCCTCTACCACACCtgccaaatatatattttgcttttggaGTTCCCTGTCTTTGTTAATGGTATAACCACCTCCTCCGATATAAATATGGGGTCCTTCTCTACCTTCTCCTAATTCCCATTATTCATTTGGTTATCAGTATTCCTCAAGATCTAGTTAATCCGTTCCTTTTGTCCTTTATCCTCACTCACTGTTTCTTGTCTGAATTATTACAATAACTTTCACATTGGTTTCCCTGACTTCTTATTTGCTGAGAGAACTCAGATGTACGCGGGGAAGAAATATGCCCTAGGCCACGAGATAAAGGGCAGCGTGTTGATTGTGGGAGAAAGCTCCTGCTTTCATGACATAAAGGACAGCCAGAGCTGGTGTCACTTtgtccctttttccttccccataCATGAATATGATTCCTGGAGCTGTAGCACCCATTCTGTGACCATGAGGCAACAAGCATGAGGGCAAAAAGCCAACATGCTAATGAAAGTTGAATATAAAGACAGAGATTGAATTCTTGATGCCATTGCGAAGCCATTGAATCAATACCAGCAACCACCTATCTCTGGATTTCTTATGTGAGAATAACAAATCCCTGTTTAGGTCAAGTTCTCTGGAACTTACAGCCACACAAATATCACCATGTCACTTTCCTACTTCAAACCCATCAATTTCAGGCTAGAGTCCATTCTTCATGGAAGCGCATATTGGTATCTATCAAGATTTGGCTCCTATTTCCTTTCCAGATGCATCTTCTACCGTGATCTCCGCTCTCAGGCATCATCGTACTGGACCTCTCAGCAGCGTTTTCTGTTGATCACGACTTCCTTTTTGGAATTCTGGGAACTGTCCTCCCATCCCCGGGTCGTCTTCTTCACAGTCTGCAAGGAGTCCTCTGCATCTTCTTGGTCTCTGTATTTGTTCGGGTACCCCCAGGACTCACTCAGTCCTTTAACCTCTAGCTCCTCTTTGCACTCAATTCTTCGGCGCTGTCACCTAATCCCGTGGTTTTAAACACCACTTACGTGATGACGACTTCCAAATTTCTAGGCCTAGCCTCAACCACTCCCCTCAACTCCAGACTCATTAGTCAATTGCTTATTCAACATTCTCCACATGGATGTCTAAATGGCACCTCCACCTAAAGACAGGACTCTCtatcccctgcccccaaccttCTTTCCCCTCCATGGTCTCCATTTCATTACACAGCATCCCTGACTCTGCCTCCTACCTCACATCCAAGCCATCAGCTTCTCCTGTTGGTTCTACCTTCAGAATCCATCCCTACTCATTCTCATCAGCTCCATTACTACCAGCCTCATccaagccaccaccatctcttGCCTGATCACTACAATGGCCTACTAAGcagtctccctgcttccatcatCACCTCCTAGTATTTACCACAAAGCCTAAGTGATCCTTTTCAAaccataaataaaatcatgtcacTCCATGCTTAAAATCTTCGAATGGCTTCCCATGCCACAAGGAATTACAGAATCTGGTCCTAGAAACCCGTATGACCTCATGTCCTACCACTCTGCGCTTGCTAACGCTGCACCAGACAGGGTGGCCTCCCCCACTGTGCCAGTGTCCTTTTGCTGGCTGTTCTCTCTGGCCAGAATGATCTGCCCTCAGATAGCTGTATGATCTACTGCCCGAGCACCTGATCTAAAATAGCAACTTGCCCTCACGCCCACTATCTATACCATACTTCCCCTTTTCCCGTGCTACTTATCACCAccttctatgtatttatttattgcctgACGCTGTATCCCAGCACTTAGatcactgcctggcacatggtattcactcattcaataaatatttgctgaacgaATGAATTAATGACTGCTAGTTCTTAGGACAGTAACTACCTAATTGAATAAATATATCTCTGTATCCCAGGGCCCGGCATAGTATCAGGTATATAgttggtattcaataaatgtttgttgaatgaaaccTGTAAACATGCTCTTATCTTAcaagccttttgtttttttaaagattttattggggaaagggaacaggactttattggggcacagtgtgtacttccaggacttttttccaagtcgttgtcctttcaatcttagttgtggagggtgccgttcagcttcaagttgttgtcctttcagtcttagttgtggagggcgcagctcagctccaggtcccgttgccgttgctggttgcagggggcggagcccaccatcccttgtgggactcgaggagttgaactggcaaccttgtggttgagagcccactggcccatgtgggaatcgaaccagcagccttcggagttaggagcacggagctccaaccgcctgagctacaTTGCCGGGCCCtggccttcaatttgtaaaagacacaacatctgtgaagcccACTAAAACCAGGACGCCTGTAACCATGTTCACATTTACTAAATGTCAAAATGAATCCAAAGTGATGGTCCACTTCTGCTATTACGATTTCTATTGCACAGCCTCCCGACAACACTGGTATTATCAGACTCTTTAGTATTTTTCAGTTTGACGGGTATAAAATGAAGCACATTGTAGATGGactgtgcatttccctgattactgaTGAGGTAGTTCATCTTTTCATTGCTTATTGGtcacttctgtttcctcttccgTGAAATGCCTGTTCACGTCTTTTGGTCAATTTTCTATTGGGtggcttctctttttcttattgacatacactagttttttaaaaaaatatatatgtatatatgcatatgtatgtatgtgtacacacacacacacagacacacacacacaggatagTTACCTTTTATCAGTTATGTGAATTGCAAATATCTTTTGCcagataagatttttttaaatgatgtcttttgatgaacagcaGTTGTTTTTAACATCGTCAAATataccaaactttcttttatggtttgtgctttGTATGTTTTGTCTAAGAAATCCTTCCCTAGACTGAGGCTATAGAAACATtctctcatattttcttctataaagtTAAAACGTTTTGCTCAGCACATCTGAGCTTGATCCAtccacaactgatttttgtgtgcaGAAGGAGGCAGCGatctcatttcatttgttttcctataGGGATAATCAACTGTTCCTGCCCTGTACACAGATAGTCCACACTCTCCCCACTGACCTGAAATGTCACCACTGTCTACtaagctctctattctgttcccttGTTACCTCTGCCTATTCCTGTGCCAATTCCAAATTCTCTTAATGATTGCTTTACAATAAATCTTgctatctcattatttttttagaaatggaGTTACTTAAGATGAAAATTCTTAAGGCTCTTCATGCAGTGTCAAGTAGCTTTCCGGCAAAGTTTTACTGAGTTACACTCCCACACACAGTGTGTCAGGGCCTGCTTTATCACATCCTcatcataacatttttaaaagcagtattgTGCTTAAAAACATGGGTTTTTAGAAACAGATAGGCCTGcatccaaatcctggctctaccatttaTAAATACGGGACTTTAGGAAAGTCACTTAGTgattctgagcttcagttttctcatctgtaaaaatgggcaTACTACCACCTACCCTCAGGGCCATTGTGGGGATTAAAGAAGAGAATGTGTtaagttgaaccatatgaaattgccaacaTTCAATCTCTTTTTGACctccaaaaatgtttttcatagggttcaacctaatacataaaacaGTATCTAGCATATCACGTCACTAAATGGTAGCTACTGAAATTATTATGGAAGCAGAATGATAGAAATGAATGGCATCCTTATGGAAAGCCCcaatacttaaaagaaataagcAGAGATAATCTCCTAAAGAAAAACTTCAGGCctttttatatgatttcacttaggTGTCAAGTATGAGATAAAGGTAGagggttggttttttgtttttgttttgttttgtttttttatccatgaGAGATACATACTGAAGAATTTAATGGCAAAACACGATGTCtggcatttgttttaaaatactccagACCCCCTGCAAGAAAGAGGATAGGATAGATGAGAGAAGACTGGCAAATTGTTGATAACTGTTCAAGTTAGATGAGGGCTTCATTATACTCTTCTACTTTTAAGCACGTTTGGAATTTTCCACAGTACAAAGTTCAAAGTCAAGTCCAACTCACTGTCCAGGTTCTGATTTTCTCCTCACTAAGCAACATTCTGATTACCATGTGTTCTCATGTAGATTTGTCAACTAGCAGGGCACGCACTAATGAGCAAATACGAGTTACACTTCTCACTGCGGGGTAATCAATTAGTAAATGTTTACATATCAGTTTCATTTAAGGTCAGGACACAGCTTCCGATGAAGGCTACCTGTGGTTGGCTAACTGGGTGGTCATCTGGTCTTTCCTGAGTGGATGTACTAGCTTCCAATGGTTCTGCATTCACTGGTTTACCAGAATGCCTTGCTGTTGCACTTGAACTACAACACTGGTGGAATGTGATTTAGGAATTGGCGAGCTGTGGAATTAGAACCAGGGGAGGTCCACCTCCCTTCTCCTACTCATTGTTACTTGTAATAATAAAACAGTTTACAcatactgagtgcttactatctGGCAGACattattctaagcacttcacaatatattatttcattgcatttttacAGTGATCCTACTATCTtacatttacagatgaggaaacgaaggCCCAGGGGACTTGCCTAAAGCCCCAGAGTTTGAGCACAGGAGTTCGACTTCAAAGCCATGTTCTCAGGCCTATGACATATTACCTTAATTTGAAAACAATGCCAAAAGtctaattattttgtaaatcatGCACATGAATGTCTCTGACCTGTCTCTAGGCTCTGAAGTAGCTTATTACAGACCAGACAAGTAAACTCATGTCCCAGGTAAAATGCACAAAGATAGCTATGTTGGAGAACAGAAGAGTTCGTGGAAAGTCCGTTCCTCTTTTGTAATGAGtactgggggcagggggcaggggggtgTAAGCCCTTTTACCTACATGTTGAGAGACTATCTTCTAAGTCTTGGGGTACTATCTATGGGAAGACTTGCTACCTAGGGAAGGCTCCAGGCAGTCCTCTTTACACAGCTCCAACTGACACCCAAAGCATTTTGAGGTCTTGAAATGTTAATAATTACAAGTTTGCATGgaaaaatatagaatttatatattataaaatgaggTGCCCTTGAAACTAGAAGTCAGCTGACTAAACAGGGATGTAAAATGTGTATTAATTGAATGGATGTATTACTATGTGATAACTTACTtctaaataatgatttaaaaagtcatcatACTAGGATGGAGTTAAAGGGAACTTCCAGTTTAATTGTAAgaaatttcttctcctttttttcccgAAAGCggcctgaggtgacctctgaaaatggttcgcTATTCGCTTGACCCAGAGAACCCtacaaaatcatgtaaatcgaGAGGTTCAAATCTGCGggttcattttaagaacactcgTGAAACTGCGCAGGCCATCAAGGGGATGCATATCCGAAAAGCCACCAAGTATTTAAAGGATGTCACATTACAAAAGCAATGTGTGCCATTCCGTCGTTACAATGGTGGAGTTGGGAGAtgtgcccaggccaaacagtggGGTTGGACACAAGGTCGTTGGCCCAAAAAGAGTGCAGAATTTTTACTGcacatgcttaaaaatgcagagagtaaTGCTGAACTTAAGGGCTTAGATGTAGACTCTCTGGTCATCGAGCACATCCAAgtgaacaaagctcccaagatgCGGCGCAGAACTTACAGAGCTCACGGGCGGATTAACCCATACATGAGCTCTCCCTGCCACATTGAGATGATCctcactgaaaaagaacaaattgttcCGAAACCAGAAGAGGAGGTTGCTCAGAAGAAGaagatctcccagaagaaactgaagaaacaaaaacttatggcccGGGAGTAAATTcaacatcaaataaatgctaataaaaggaaaaaaaaaaaaaaaaaaaagaaatttcttcttttttttttttttaaagagggcacagctcacagtggcccacacagggatcaaaccggcaaccttggtgttactagcaccacgctttaaccaactgagctaaccggctacccctCATCTTACTTTTTTAAGAATTTACATTACATTTTCTGGTCACAAATTCTGCCCAGTCTGATGTTTATTGCTCAAAGAAAAGCCATACTTTCTGATCTGAGAGGTAAATGTGATAgtttataatttgattttaaagtaaaaagaaatgaaattatatgaaaagaaaaatgagaagcaaaCCTTACAAAAACCAAAATTTGTATTCTAAACTCGAATTTTGGTAACACATTAAGAAACCTggaagaaaagctaaaataatgtttaaattacaAAGTTACTGTTGAACAAATTCTTATGCCTTTTTCATATCTGCAACACAGTTTGGCTGTATGATAGTACTTGGAGCTGTAAATCATGCATGGAGCTGTCCAGAGTCTTCAagtgtttgttttacttttatttatgtcataaagagtttatttt contains:
- the LOC117023021 gene encoding 60S ribosomal protein L17, translated to MVRYSLDPENPTKSCKSRGSNLRVHFKNTRETAQAIKGMHIRKATKYLKDVTLQKQCVPFRRYNGGVGRCAQAKQWGWTQGRWPKKSAEFLLHMLKNAESNAELKGLDVDSLVIEHIQVNKAPKMRRRTYRAHGRINPYMSSPCHIEMILTEKEQIVPKPEEEVAQKKKISQKKLKKQKLMARE